One genomic segment of Styela clava chromosome 3, kaStyClav1.hap1.2, whole genome shotgun sequence includes these proteins:
- the LOC144420885 gene encoding amino acid transporter heavy chain SLC3A2-like — translation MGSPEKPIDVEMGDMDETNKLNPEVNVKDDGKQAPEAERFTGLKKEELLEISSQKKWVVARWILFIVFWAGWVGMLVGAIIIVVTAPRCKEEPTPPWHQDTVVYEADVKKFAGDLAGMKDHTDYIRSLNSRALTLHSANDPNDPIKVVGGNDADFQALVANYNDEEKDKDIKVVVDLRIDSLSTSSPQFVNSATKACTGSRVGSCAMFKWASNGSVPAADTNSKWLYHSERGESYKVTTADESLAYVDYASQAAVDYIKDLVNAWLGRGADGFQIGDVSRITNTMDVVTAFQSAITSSKNKTEDKTIGLFIVSSDVVGQEALFPTDVNKTDSAAVVINTALSDVSPSDAGAAQKIRDAILKWRNATEPFIGAYAVNTMNRSPLASRMTTEQAAGLSLMSFALPGVPVLRSGDVELLKDDVFNWNTTTKIHIPNNASKVNLDILGKMANMRVSQHQSKQSLRWDDENAVFKFRETNSTEVVAFSRKWDTKPTIVVVYNPTGKEIYIKIKDAGEGEKSKVLLASDPTIEEKTEYALDNIKLNPGLALVLEVFK, via the exons ATGGGCAGTCCTGAAAAACCGATTGATGTTGAGATGGGAGACATGGACGAAACAAATAAATTGAATCCCGAGGTTAATGTAAAAGATGACGGGAAACAAGCACCTGAAGCTGAGCGTTTCACTGGCTTAAAGAAGGAAGAGTTATTAG aaatttcaAGTCAAAAGAAATGGGTTGTTGCTCGTTGGATTCTATTTATTGTATTTTGGGCTGGATGGGTTGGCATGCTTGTCGGTGCCATCATTATTGTTGTGACCGCTCCCAGATGTAAGGAAGAACCCACCCCACCATGGCATCAAGATACTGTTGTTTATGAAGCTGATGTGAAAAAGTTTGCTGGGGATCTTGCAG GAATGAAAGATCATACTGACTACATTCGATCACTCAACTCTAGGGCATTGACTCTCCACAGTGCCAATGACCCTAATGATCCCATAAAGGTTGTCGGTGGTAATGATGCCGATTTCCAAGCCCTGGTTGCAAATTACAATGATGAGGAAAAAGATAAAG ATATCAAAGTCGTTGTTGATCTCCGCATTGATTCACTGAGCACAAGTAGTCCTCAGTTTGTGAACAGTGCAACTAAAGCATGCACTGGGTCACGGGTTGGTTCATGTGCTATGTTTAAATGGGCATCAAATGGATCAGTACCTGCCGCT GATACAAACAGCAAGTGGTTATACCATTCTGAAAGAGGTGAAAGCTACAAAGTTACAACTGCAGATGAAAGCCTGGCATATGTAGACTACGCTTCACAAGCCGCGGTGGATTACATAAAG GATCTGGTGAATGCTTGGCTAGGACGAGGTGCAGATGGATTTCAGATCGGAGATGTTTCCCGTATTACTAATACTATGGATGTTGTAACTGCGTTCCAGTCTGCTATTACCAGCTCGAAGAATAAAACAGAGGATAA GACCATCGGTCTCTTCATCGTCAGTTCTGATGTTGTAGGACAAGAGGCTCTGTTCCCAACAGATGTTAACAAAACAGATTCTGCTGCAGTTGTCATCAACACAGCCCTCTCTGATGTCTCTCCATCTGATGCTGGGGCTGCACAGAAAATCAGGGATGCTATTTTGAAATGGAGAAATGCGACTGAGCCATTCATTGGGGCATATGCT GTAAACACCATGAATAGGTCTCCACTTGCATCAAGAATGACCACTGAGCAAGCTGCAGGGCTTTCCCTCATGTCTTTCGCTCTTCCAGGTGTACCAGTATTACGATCAGGGGATGTGGAGCTGTTGAAGGATGATGTGTTTAATTGGAACACAACG ACAAAGATCCACATTCCGAACAACGCAAGCAAAGTAAATCTTGATATTCTAGGCAAAATGGCAAACATGAGAGTGAGCCAACATCAGTCGAAGCAATCACTCAGATGGGACGATGAAAATGCAGTTTTCAAATTTAGAGAAACTA ATTCTACCGAAGTCGTTGCATTCAGTCGTAAATGGGATACAAAGCCCACGATAGTTGTTGTCTATAATCCTACTGGTAAAGAGATCtacattaaaataaaagatgCTGGTGAGGGTGAAAAGTCAAAG GTTCTGTTGGCTTCAGACCCGACAATTGAAGAGAAGACTGAATATGCTCTGGATAATATTAAACTAAACCCTGGGCTTGCTTTGGTTCTTGAGGTTTTCAAGTAA